A window of Nocardioidaceae bacterium genomic DNA:
CGGTGGGCGCGGGCTCTCGCGACGAAGTCGGGACCGCCGCGCTCGCGGGGCAGGTCTTCGAGCGTGAGGGTGACCCGGTGGTGCGCCGCGAGACCCTCGACCAGGTCCGCGGCGTCGGCCGGGGTGCGGCCGAGGGTGCGGTCGCTGCCGACCAGGTGGACGTGCTCGATGCCGTCGAGGTCAGCGGCTGCGGCGGCCGTCGAGAGGTCGAGCTGCTCGGTGGTCGTGCCGAGGGCCCGGGCCAGCTCGGTCAGCCGGCGGGCCACGCGGCGCGAGCCCCGCGTGGGAAGCAGCAACCGCGGTGTGCCCGCGCGGGCGGGACGGGCGAGGCGGACGGCCCGGGGGAGCGGCGCTGAGGACATGCGGGAACCTCCGGAGACGACGACGTAAGCGTTCTACCCGCGTCCCGCGGTGCGCATGCACAGTCTTTGCCGACGGTCAACCCCCCAGGTCTCGGTGTCGAGGTCAGGCGTCTCGTCAGGCGTCTGGTCAGGCGTCGGCGGGCTCGACCCATCCCACGGACTCCACCGCCGGCACCGTCGGGAGAGCGGTCTCCTCGGCCGCGGCGGGCAGGGGTTCGACCTCGGCGATGTGCACGACGGCGTCCCCCGAGTTGACCAGCGGCGCCTCCGTGCGACCGACGACGATGCCGTCGCGGTCGGCGTGCACCAGACGTACGCGCTTGCCGAAGCTGTCGAAGAGACCGCCCAGCCGCTCGCCCTTGGACACCTCGGCCCCCAGGGCGACGTCGAGGTGGAGCATGCCGGTGCCGCGGGCCCGCACCCAGCCGGACCGCCGGGACTGCCGCGTCACCGACGCCTCGTCGTCGGTCGGCGCGTCGATCATGTCCAGCGAGGCCATCACGCGCAGGACGCCGCGGACGCCGGCGTCGATCGCCCAGCCGTCCATGCGCCACGCCTCGCCCGCCTCGTACAGCAGCGCGACCTTGCCCTCGGCGCCGGCGGCGCCGCGCAACGAGCCGTCACGCAGCTTGGCGTGCATCACCACCGGGGTGCCGAAGGTCATCGCAAGCTCGCGGGAGCGGGCGTCGTCGAGGTCGGTGCGGATCTGGGGCAGGTTCGTACGCCGGTCCGACCCGGTGTGGAGGTCGATGCCGACCTCGGCCTTGGCGACCACCTCGGTCATCATCAGGTGGGCGATGCGCGAGGCGAGCGACCCGCGGGGTGAGCCGGGGAAGGACCGGTTGAGGTCGCGGCGGTCCGGCAGGTAGCGCGAGCCGGTCATGAAGCCGAGCACGTTGACGATCGGGACGGCCAGCAGGGTGCCGCGCAGCGTCTTGGGGTCCAGGCCGGCCAGCACCTGGCGGACCACCTCCACGCCGACGGCCTCGTCGCCGTGGATGGCGGCGTTGATCCACACGGTCGGACCGTCGTGGCGACCGTGCAGCACGCGCACGGGCAGGTCGACCTCGGCGCCGGTCACCAGACGGGTGATCGGCAGCTGCACGGACTGGTCACGGCCCGCACGGACGCGCACGTCACCGATCTGGAAGGACTCGCGGGCCATCGACGTCTCCGGGATCTCGGGGAAGGGGCCGGGTCAGCGGCCGCGGTTGCGGCGGCGCAGCGCGAGCGGAGGTCGCGGGCCGACGTAGGAGCGGGAGGAGTCCACGAGGAACCCCTGCCGCAGAGCCTCTCGTCCGACCAGCATGCGGAAACCCATGTCGTCACGGTTGGTGAGGGTGACCTCGGCGGTGACCGTGCGGTCGAGCAGCCGCACCAGCATCGTCACCACGTGGCGCTCCTCGGCGTGGCCGGAGGAGGAGCGGACGGCGCGCTGGTCGTGCAACGGGCTCTCGAGCCGCACCTGGTCCTCGCTGGAGTCCTGCCACGGCAGCACGGTGTAGCGGAGCCACACCCGGCCGTCGCGCTCGAACTCCTCGATGTCCCAGGCGTGCAGGGAGGACGTACGCGCGCCCGTGTCGAGCTTCGCCTTGACCCAGGCGACGTCGAGGTCGGGGAGCGTGACCCACTCGCGCCAGCCCGCGACCTGCGGGTCCTGTGCGGCCTCGACCGGGTCGTCGCCCTCGTCGTCGGTCTCGCCGGTGTGAACGTCGCTGCGACCTGGCACGCTGTCAGTCACGGACCATCCTCTGCTCTCGACGACCTTACGAGGAACGAATGAAGCTCGCCCTGCTCTCCCGCGCCTACGGCTCCTACAGTACGCAGCGCCTGCGGACCGCAGCCCTCGACCGGGGCCACCAGGTCAAGGTGCTCGACACCCTCCGATTCGGCATCGACCTGTCGGGCAGCGAGCCCGACCTCCAGTTCCGCGGCAAGCGGCTGAGCACCTACGACGCGATCATCCCGAGGATCGGCAACTCCATCACCTACTTCGGCACCGCGGTGGTGCGGCAGTTCGAGCAGATGGACGTCTACACGCCGAACACCTCGTGGGGCATCTCCAACTCCCGCGACAAGCTGCGGGCCAGCCAGATCCTCTCGCGCCACGAGATCGCGATGCCGGCGACGACCTTCGCGCGTGACCGCGCCGACGTCATCCCTGCGATCAAGCGGGTCGGTGGCGCTCCCGTGGTCATCAAGCTGCTGGAGGGCACCCAGGGCATCGGTGTCATCCTCGCGCCCGACCTGAAGGTGGCCGAGGCCATCGTCGAGACGCTGCAGTCCACGAAGCAGAACGTGCTGATCCAGCAGTTCATCACCGAGTCCAAGGGCCGCGACATCCGCGCCCTGGTCGTCGGCGACCGTGTGGTGGCCGCGATGCGTCGCGTGGCGCAGGGCGACGAGTTCCGCTCCAACGTGCACCGCGGCGGGTCGGTCGAGCGCGTGAACCTCGACCCCGCCTTCGAGCGCGCAGCCGTACGCTCTGCGCAGATCATGGGGCTGCGGGTCGCCGGGGTCGACATGCTCGAGGGTGACGACGGTCCGCTGGTGATGGAGGTGAACTCCTCACCGGGCCTGGAGGGGATCGAGGCGGCGACCGGGCTGGACGTCGCCGGCGCGATCGTCGACTACGTCGACAACCAGGTGGCCTTCCCCGAGATCGACGTACGCCAGCGCCTGACGGTCTCCACCGGCTACGGCGTCGCCGAGATCGCGGTGCAGGCCCCCAGCGACATGGTCGGCAAGACGCTCGGCGAGTCCGGTCTGCGCGACAAGGACATCACCGTGCTGACGCTGCACCGGGGCACCCAGGTGATCCCGAACCCCAGCGTCGACAAGGTGCTGGAGGCGGGGGACCGGCTGCTCAGCTTCGGCCGTCTGGAGGAGATGCGCGGCATGATCCCGAGCCGGCGCAAGCGGCGGGCGAAGGTCAAGAAGCTGCCCGCCGAGCCCATCCACGACGCGGCCCCGGAGCCCTCGGGCGACTGATCGGGGGCCTCCCGACCAGTCGCCCCGGGCGGCGGGTCCGCTCAGGCCTTCGACTCGGCGAACGCCTCGACGGCGGCGGCGCAGAACGCGTCCAGGTCGCCGGGGTCGCGCGAGGTGACGAGCTTCCACCCGTTCGCCGGGCAGGTGAAGACCTCCTCGTCGACCCATGTGGCGCCGGCGTTGCGCAGATCGGTCTGCAGGCTCGGGAAGCTCGTCATCGTCTTGCCGT
This region includes:
- a CDS encoding succinylglutamate desuccinylase/aspartoacylase family protein gives rise to the protein MARESFQIGDVRVRAGRDQSVQLPITRLVTGAEVDLPVRVLHGRHDGPTVWINAAIHGDEAVGVEVVRQVLAGLDPKTLRGTLLAVPIVNVLGFMTGSRYLPDRRDLNRSFPGSPRGSLASRIAHLMMTEVVAKAEVGIDLHTGSDRRTNLPQIRTDLDDARSRELAMTFGTPVVMHAKLRDGSLRGAAGAEGKVALLYEAGEAWRMDGWAIDAGVRGVLRVMASLDMIDAPTDDEASVTRQSRRSGWVRARGTGMLHLDVALGAEVSKGERLGGLFDSFGKRVRLVHADRDGIVVGRTEAPLVNSGDAVVHIAEVEPLPAAAEETALPTVPAVESVGWVEPADA
- a CDS encoding RimK/LysX family protein, translated to MPGRSDVHTGETDDEGDDPVEAAQDPQVAGWREWVTLPDLDVAWVKAKLDTGARTSSLHAWDIEEFERDGRVWLRYTVLPWQDSSEDQVRLESPLHDQRAVRSSSGHAEERHVVTMLVRLLDRTVTAEVTLTNRDDMGFRMLVGREALRQGFLVDSSRSYVGPRPPLALRRRNRGR
- a CDS encoding RimK family alpha-L-glutamate ligase, giving the protein MKLALLSRAYGSYSTQRLRTAALDRGHQVKVLDTLRFGIDLSGSEPDLQFRGKRLSTYDAIIPRIGNSITYFGTAVVRQFEQMDVYTPNTSWGISNSRDKLRASQILSRHEIAMPATTFARDRADVIPAIKRVGGAPVVIKLLEGTQGIGVILAPDLKVAEAIVETLQSTKQNVLIQQFITESKGRDIRALVVGDRVVAAMRRVAQGDEFRSNVHRGGSVERVNLDPAFERAAVRSAQIMGLRVAGVDMLEGDDGPLVMEVNSSPGLEGIEAATGLDVAGAIVDYVDNQVAFPEIDVRQRLTVSTGYGVAEIAVQAPSDMVGKTLGESGLRDKDITVLTLHRGTQVIPNPSVDKVLEAGDRLLSFGRLEEMRGMIPSRRKRRAKVKKLPAEPIHDAAPEPSGD